One region of Vigna angularis cultivar LongXiaoDou No.4 chromosome 10, ASM1680809v1, whole genome shotgun sequence genomic DNA includes:
- the LOC108334909 gene encoding DNA (cytosine-5)-methyltransferase DRM2: protein MIEVQGSGVDDRDSEGSSSSNHHIDWNTDDEIEESSASDSSARHAKMIHHFMGMGFSRGTVIDAINENGGDNEEEIMETLLALTAEKPSSEENDEILSILVDMGFTFEEACTAIDKCGPKAEIGDLADFISASQLEDEIDSLQDLPKNKHVASVDTQTEVRRDYLHTCKKVKLQDNKGKYRMSWPKEKAASAVDMGMIVHHPGPMTGFGVHNEASKVISRELPSEVAGKPYFYFENVAIAPKGVWNNISRFLYEIEPEFVDSKYFCAAMRKRGYIHNLPIQNRFPLLPIPPLTIREAFPSTQKWWPSWDKRTKLNCLLTGIAPGTVTDRIRKTLEQFDDEPPQNVQENVLLQIKKWNLVWVGKNKLAPLEPDEYEMLLGFPKDHTRGGGVTRTERYRALGNAFQVDTVAYHLSVLKDRFPNGINVLSLFSGIGGAEVALHRLGIMLKNVVSVEIAEVNRNIIRCWWEQTNQKGNLIEVEDVQNVSSNQLSQWITKFGGFDLIIGGSPCNNFSGSNRVSRHGLEGEHSSLFYEYYRILEAVMEMQKNNPQ, encoded by the exons ATGATCGAAGTTCAAGGATCGGGGGTCGATGATCGA gACTCAGAAGGCAGTAGCTCTTCCAATCACCATATTGATTGGAACACTGATGACGAGATTGAG GAGAGTTCTGCAAGTGACTCGAGTGCTAGACATGCCAAGATGATTCATCATTTTATGGGCATGGGATTTTCGAGAGGGACAGTAATCGATGCTATTAATGAAAATG GAGGAGATAACGAGGAAGAAATTATGGAAACTCTTCTTGCACTTACTGCT GAAAAACCCTCATCAGAAGAGAACGATGAGATATTGTCCATACTCGTCGATATGGGATTCACTTTTGAGGAAGCTTGCACAGCTATAGACAAATGTG GTCCTAAAGCTGAGATCGGTGATCTGGCAGATTTCATCAGTGCTTCTCAGTTAGAAGATGAAATTGACTCGCTTCAAGATCTgcctaaaaataaacatgttgcATCTGTTGATACACAAACAGAGGTG CGAAGGGATTATCTTCATACATGTAAGAAAGTAAAACTCCAGGACAATAAAGGGAAATACAGAATGAGCTGGCCAAAAGAGAAGGCAGCATCAGCAGTTGATATGGGAATGATAGTTCATCACCCAGGCCCAATGACAGGATTTGGTGTACACAATGAAGCCAGTAAAGTAATTTCAAGAGAGCTACCAAGTGAAGTAGCAGGTAAACCATACTTCTATTTTGAAAACGTGGCAATTGCTCCTAAAGGAGTTTGGAATAATATATCACGTTTTCTCTATGAGATTGAGCCAGAATTTGTTGATTCCAAATACTTCTGTGCTGCAATGAGGAAAAGAGGATATATCCATAATCTTCCCATCCAAAACCGCTTCCCTCTGCTTCCTATCCCACCACTAACTATACGAGAGGCCTTCCCTTCTACTCAAAAGTGGTGGCCTTCCTGGGACAAAAGAACAAAGCTCAATTGTCTTCTAACTGGCATAGCTCCTGGCACAGTTACAGATAGAATAAGGAAAACCCTCGAACAATTTGATGATGAACCTCCACAAAATGTCCAAGAAAATGTACTTCTACAGATTAAAAAGTGGAACTTGGTGTGGGTTGGGAAAAACAAATTGGCACCTCTTGAACCTGATGAATATGAAATGTTGCTGGGATTCCCAAAGGATCACACCAGAGGTGGTGGAGTCACTCGGACAGAGAGATACCGGGCACTTGGCAATGCCTTTCAG GTTGATACAGTTGCCTACCATCTTTCAGTGTTGAAGGATCGTTTTCCAAATGGCATTAATGTGCTGTCTCTCTTTTCTGGCATTGGAGGTGCTGAGGTTGCTCTGCATCGACTTGGAATAATGCTTAAAAATGTGGTATCTGTGGAAATAGCTGAAGTGAACAGAAACATCATTCGCTGTTGGTGGGAGCAGACCAATCAAAAGGGAAACCTAATTGAGGTCGAAGATGTACAGAATGTCTCTTCAAATCAGCTGAGCCAGTGGATAACCAAGTTTGGTGGATTTGACCTCATCATTGGTGGGAGCCCCTGCAACAACTTTTCGGGCAGTAACAGAGTTAGCAGACATGGGCTAGAGGGAGAGCACTCCTCACTCTTTTACGAATACTACAGGATTCTTGAGGCAGTAATGGAAATGCAGAAAAATAACCCTCAGTGA